A single window of Bacteroidia bacterium DNA harbors:
- a CDS encoding type II toxin-antitoxin system Y4mF family antitoxin, protein MKQLAEFVKERRKEVSLTQEEFAERAGVALTVVRKIEQGKTNLNMDKVNLVLRMFGHELAPVSTKDLDE, encoded by the coding sequence ATGAAGCAATTGGCGGAGTTTGTCAAAGAGCGTAGAAAAGAGGTATCGCTTACTCAGGAAGAATTTGCTGAACGTGCGGGTGTTGCCCTCACAGTTGTACGGAAAATAGAGCAGGGCAAAACGAACCTGAATATGGATAAGGTGAACCTTGTTCTCCGTATGTTTGGACATGAGCTGGCTCCGGTTAGCACGAAAGACCTGGATGAATGA
- a CDS encoding HipA N-terminal domain-containing protein, translated as MRQGKVFYKDHLAGVITETNDGEYVFQYDDQYVKDHPDGFITFTMPVTAQPYEDKRLFPFFEGLIPEGWLLDIASENWKINKNDRMGLLLACCKDCIGAVSVEPIVAGDGE; from the coding sequence ATGAGACAAGGAAAGGTATTTTATAAAGATCATTTGGCCGGGGTTATTACGGAAACAAATGATGGAGAGTACGTATTTCAATATGATGATCAATACGTAAAAGATCATCCGGATGGGTTCATCACATTCACAATGCCGGTTACAGCTCAGCCTTACGAGGATAAACGGCTCTTTCCCTTTTTTGAAGGGCTGATTCCTGAGGGATGGCTATTGGACATTGCCTCCGAAAATTGGAAGATCAATAAGAATGACCGGATGGGATTATTGCTGGCATGCTGTAAGGATTGTATAGGGGCCGTAAGCGTTGAACCAATAGTAGCAGGTGATGGGGAATAG
- a CDS encoding HipA domain-containing protein produces the protein MGNRCLYCYVSVEEGLNFHQKCSLEFFGTSTPPEIEYSLDQMDELAKNVVERSISVPGVQPKLSMSLVKKTTESADTRLTVVGALGGQYILKPPSDRFPEIPQNEHVTMRMAESFGIRVVPSSLIRLSSGELSYITKRVDRTATGEKIHMIDMFQITEAFDKYKSSLEKVGKALGSYSDNTLLDKVFYFELVLFSFLTGNNDMHLKNFSMIESPSGWVLASAYDLLNVAIVLPEDKEELALTLVGKKKKLKREHFEQLGEVLGLSGKQVKGAFQRMIKNKPNAFNWIEHSFLSDDMKTAYKEVFDLRCEQLGLKLKSPNNGA, from the coding sequence ATGGGGAATAGATGTTTATATTGCTATGTGTCTGTTGAAGAAGGACTCAACTTTCATCAAAAGTGTTCACTGGAATTTTTTGGCACTTCCACACCACCTGAAATAGAATATTCGCTAGATCAAATGGATGAACTAGCGAAGAATGTGGTGGAACGTAGCATTTCCGTACCGGGTGTTCAGCCAAAACTCTCCATGTCATTGGTGAAGAAAACCACAGAGAGTGCTGATACACGGTTGACGGTAGTCGGGGCTTTAGGCGGGCAATATATTCTGAAACCGCCATCAGACCGCTTTCCGGAAATTCCCCAAAACGAACATGTGACCATGCGCATGGCCGAAAGTTTCGGGATCCGAGTAGTGCCTTCATCATTGATCCGCTTGTCTTCCGGTGAGCTATCCTACATCACCAAGCGGGTTGACCGTACAGCAACGGGCGAGAAGATCCACATGATAGATATGTTTCAGATCACCGAGGCATTTGATAAATATAAAAGCTCCCTGGAGAAAGTTGGTAAGGCACTCGGAAGTTATTCTGACAATACATTGCTTGATAAAGTCTTCTACTTTGAGTTAGTCCTTTTCTCATTTCTTACCGGAAACAATGATATGCATTTAAAAAATTTTTCGATGATCGAAAGTCCTTCTGGATGGGTACTGGCGTCTGCTTATGATTTATTGAATGTGGCTATCGTATTACCAGAAGATAAGGAGGAGCTTGCCCTGACATTGGTTGGAAAGAAAAAGAAATTGAAGCGGGAACATTTCGAGCAATTAGGCGAAGTATTAGGGCTTTCCGGAAAGCAGGTCAAAGGGGCATTTCAACGAATGATCAAAAACAAACCAAACGCATTTAACTGGATTGAGCACTCATTCTTGTCAGATGATATGAAAACTGCCTACAAGGAAGTATTTGACTTAAGGTGTGAGCAATTGGGATTAAAACTAAAATCGCCAAATAATGGTGCATAA
- a CDS encoding DUF3185 family protein, which yields MKKIIGIILLVAGIIMGVAGFMQMDDSQHEANLGPISIEATDNKGMNSGLMLLIAGAVATVGGIVLLVGKK from the coding sequence ATGAAAAAAATTATCGGAATCATTCTCCTCGTAGCAGGCATCATCATGGGCGTTGCAGGCTTTATGCAAATGGACGACAGTCAACATGAGGCCAACCTCGGCCCCATTAGCATTGAAGCCACCGACAACAAAGGCATGAACTCCGGCCTGATGCTCCTCATCGCAGGCGCTGTGGCCACGGTTGGCGGGATTGTCTTGTTGGTGGGGAAAAAGTAA
- a CDS encoding T9SS type A sorting domain-containing protein, whose translation MLAPVWGSQGSSQYTPNIRNYDIYVAKDTGVYQLWLPNTTAKFTGTIDHTYRFFSIPKSEDGQVEFAPAQYDAITTITDTLTGIHRKSNTAALSLSLYPNPSTGELNLALAIPESGIVQVEMLDMTSRRITAMQEKHFSHGTHNWHLGQATTIHPGIYFVRLTINGRQVVKKWVKTE comes from the coding sequence ATGCTCGCACCAGTATGGGGTTCACAGGGCAGCAGCCAGTATACGCCTAACATTCGCAACTACGACATTTACGTAGCCAAAGACACAGGCGTGTACCAGCTATGGCTTCCCAACACCACAGCTAAATTCACCGGTACGATTGACCATACCTATCGCTTCTTTTCCATTCCCAAGAGTGAAGATGGACAAGTGGAGTTTGCCCCGGCACAATACGATGCCATTACCACTATAACCGATACCCTTACCGGCATTCATCGAAAGTCAAACACCGCAGCACTCAGCTTAAGCCTCTATCCTAATCCATCTACGGGAGAGCTGAACCTTGCCCTTGCGATTCCGGAAAGCGGAATTGTGCAAGTAGAGATGTTGGACATGACCAGCAGGAGAATCACAGCGATGCAAGAGAAGCACTTTAGCCACGGAACCCACAACTGGCACCTCGGCCAGGCCACCACGATACATCCCGGCATCTATTTCGTCCGGCTTACCATCAATGGCCGCCAGGTAGTGAAGAAGTGGGTGAAGACGGAGTAG
- a CDS encoding fatty acid--CoA ligase family protein, translating into MDASQLLTHLAQFDAQKAIVSKNKSITFSELIAQIREISETWRRQYHAQQILLLKGKYSINTIAAFFAALEAGFHLVLAPRDLCFTTDDVFWSYQINFSSDKINLIQQGKSQKPQKLLALEHKGEAALILLTSGSEGPSKQVMYSFQDFIMDYLHRSAKNLVTVPVMPFDHFGGLDVCLRVLCSGGTLVIPEISQPAEIFRAAEDHRANFLSATPSFFRMALAAGIPVLHPLPDLRWINLGAEAIAPALIRRLSQVFPQAEIRQTFGTTESGVVAMSNSGTESLTAIKNGMRITNGSLQVKRHPAFLGYLNQDDPGEYISTNDLAEENTGSFRILGRSSRIINTGGEKVHPEVVEAVLLEHPKIQEVRVFAEPHPLLGQIICAEVLTEEKGADLRTELRKHCRERLLPHQVPVKFRFSAKIGISNRWKKK; encoded by the coding sequence TTGGACGCCTCACAACTTCTTACTCATCTTGCACAATTTGATGCTCAAAAGGCGATTGTTTCTAAAAATAAAAGCATCACTTTTTCAGAGCTGATAGCGCAGATCAGGGAGATTTCAGAGACCTGGCGAAGGCAATATCACGCTCAACAAATTTTGTTGTTAAAAGGCAAATATTCAATAAATACCATTGCTGCATTTTTTGCTGCCCTCGAAGCAGGTTTTCACCTGGTATTGGCACCCCGGGATTTATGCTTTACCACAGATGATGTTTTTTGGAGTTATCAAATTAATTTTTCTTCTGATAAAATTAATTTAATTCAGCAGGGGAAAAGCCAAAAGCCGCAAAAATTGCTTGCATTGGAGCATAAAGGCGAAGCGGCATTGATTCTCCTTACCAGCGGGAGCGAAGGACCATCCAAGCAGGTTATGTACAGTTTTCAGGATTTTATCATGGATTACCTGCATCGTTCTGCGAAAAATCTGGTTACTGTTCCTGTGATGCCGTTCGATCATTTTGGTGGGCTGGACGTGTGTCTGCGCGTGCTCTGCTCCGGGGGCACTCTGGTAATACCTGAAATTTCGCAACCGGCCGAAATTTTTAGAGCCGCGGAAGATCACCGTGCAAATTTTCTCAGCGCTACGCCCAGCTTCTTCAGGATGGCGCTGGCAGCCGGAATTCCTGTGTTGCATCCGCTACCGGATCTGCGCTGGATTAATCTGGGGGCCGAGGCTATTGCTCCCGCTTTGATTAGGCGGCTGAGCCAGGTTTTCCCACAGGCAGAAATCCGCCAGACGTTTGGAACCACGGAAAGCGGTGTGGTGGCAATGAGCAATTCGGGGACAGAAAGTCTCACAGCCATAAAAAACGGGATGCGGATCACCAACGGCTCCCTACAAGTGAAGCGGCATCCGGCATTTCTCGGCTACCTGAACCAGGATGATCCTGGCGAATACATTTCTACCAATGACCTGGCAGAAGAAAATACAGGTAGTTTCCGGATATTGGGCCGGAGCAGCCGCATTATCAATACAGGGGGAGAAAAGGTACATCCGGAAGTCGTGGAGGCTGTATTGCTCGAACATCCCAAAATTCAGGAGGTGCGCGTTTTTGCAGAGCCTCATCCGCTCCTCGGCCAAATAATTTGTGCAGAAGTATTGACCGAAGAAAAAGGTGCTGACCTCAGAACTGAATTGCGAAAGCATTGCCGTGAGCGGCTTTTGCCTCATCAGGTTCCGGTCAAATTCAGGTTCAGTGCGAAGATTGGCATTTCAAACCGATGGAAGAAGAAATGA
- a CDS encoding glycosyltransferase, which produces MEEEMTFRLIHSVDKWLPVTQRWIWEQYRNLPFSNQIIFAEEVLPISPPASEIRVKPDESNDLLSRLSRKFRNPKPWRQAELDKIGTPVVLFSHFGNRGWSDLKLKADLHITRFYGYDLKRIIQQDGRWEERYHRLFKQCDAFIAEGNAMAARLREMGCSQKKIYVIPLGTSQPEKTIIRNYEGGKVEILIASGFTEKKGIVYALQALGELKQEGRLKNFTINLVGAERQDYLPDREYWNRMQTTIREFVLEGNTIFHGYLEFDQLRALALQCHFGMHTSVSAADGDTEGGSPVVLMDLMAGGLPFITSRHADIPEVVTDPCGILCEERDVEEIKRAVLEMLEPDVLSRKSAAAIDRMAAHFFWNDIGPKQAQLINALWAQKFGQ; this is translated from the coding sequence ATGGAAGAAGAAATGACTTTTCGCCTCATTCATAGTGTGGATAAATGGCTGCCCGTTACGCAACGCTGGATTTGGGAGCAATACCGTAACCTGCCCTTTTCAAATCAAATAATTTTTGCCGAAGAAGTGCTACCCATTTCGCCACCGGCCAGCGAAATACGCGTGAAGCCGGACGAAAGCAATGATCTGCTCAGCAGGTTATCACGGAAATTTCGAAACCCCAAGCCCTGGCGCCAGGCTGAACTTGATAAGATCGGGACTCCGGTTGTGCTGTTTTCCCATTTTGGTAACCGTGGCTGGAGCGATCTAAAGCTAAAGGCGGATTTACACATTACCCGATTTTATGGCTATGATCTTAAAAGGATCATTCAGCAGGATGGACGTTGGGAAGAGCGCTACCACAGGCTTTTTAAACAGTGCGATGCATTTATTGCGGAAGGAAATGCTATGGCGGCCAGGCTTCGTGAAATGGGCTGTTCCCAGAAAAAAATATATGTAATCCCTCTCGGCACTTCGCAGCCGGAAAAGACGATAATCCGGAACTATGAGGGCGGCAAGGTAGAAATCCTGATCGCTTCCGGTTTTACGGAAAAGAAAGGGATCGTGTATGCGCTACAGGCGTTGGGCGAACTAAAACAGGAAGGTCGCCTGAAGAACTTTACGATCAACCTGGTGGGAGCAGAGCGGCAAGATTATCTGCCTGACCGGGAATATTGGAACCGGATGCAAACCACCATCCGGGAGTTTGTGCTGGAGGGAAATACGATATTTCACGGATACCTTGAGTTCGATCAATTGCGCGCGCTGGCTTTGCAGTGCCACTTTGGAATGCACACCAGCGTAAGCGCGGCAGATGGCGACACAGAAGGCGGATCGCCCGTGGTGCTGATGGACCTGATGGCTGGCGGGCTGCCTTTCATTACCAGCCGCCATGCAGACATTCCGGAAGTGGTGACCGATCCGTGCGGCATTCTTTGCGAAGAAAGAGATGTAGAAGAGATAAAGCGGGCAGTGCTGGAAATGCTGGAACCGGATGTGCTCAGCCGGAAATCAGCCGCAGCCATAGACCGCATGGCTGCTCATTTTTTCTGGAACGACATCGGTCCAAAGCAGGCACAGTTGATCAATGCACTGTGGGCGCAGAAATTTGGACAATAG
- a CDS encoding glycosyltransferase family A protein, whose protein sequence is MGAEIWTIVIFYSSVPLPPTLFPLQISFIIPVRRKLSGLRTTLVSLEAQEGLTQAEVIVVNDGADPAISGFLKNLAFPFSVYEIPVHTSKGSYNARNLGIRQATAPYLIFLDDSILLPPDWFLKLKPLLAQFAYIACEVRIQKEHEEKLSEKFFRLTAFQTARYVQAHNFGLTCCLAVQKQAFEKTGLFDDHIFSGGDREFGQRLHGLGLSQTYFDAAMALHPAKDWQQQFRVQTRIYKGMLDLAKRYPERYSQLRPTSMQLLHNFYGLVKSLLFASRIPLYQSGAFTYREWVVVKLFSTWLYSKALIKILVWKKRDFNE, encoded by the coding sequence GTGGGCGCAGAAATTTGGACAATAGTCATCTTTTACAGCAGTGTACCTTTGCCGCCAACGCTATTTCCTTTGCAAATTTCCTTTATCATACCTGTTCGCAGAAAACTCTCAGGTCTTCGTACTACGCTTGTGAGCCTGGAGGCTCAGGAAGGATTGACCCAGGCAGAAGTAATTGTGGTGAATGACGGAGCCGACCCGGCCATTTCCGGTTTTCTCAAAAATTTAGCGTTTCCATTTTCTGTTTATGAAATTCCTGTTCACACATCCAAAGGTTCTTACAATGCCCGGAATCTTGGGATCCGGCAGGCTACCGCGCCTTATCTCATTTTTCTGGATGATTCGATTTTGCTGCCGCCAGACTGGTTTTTGAAGCTGAAGCCTTTGCTCGCACAGTTCGCCTACATAGCTTGCGAAGTGCGCATTCAGAAAGAACATGAAGAGAAGTTGAGCGAGAAATTCTTCCGGCTGACTGCATTCCAGACTGCCCGTTATGTTCAGGCGCATAACTTTGGCCTTACCTGCTGCCTGGCCGTGCAAAAGCAGGCTTTTGAGAAAACCGGGCTGTTTGACGACCATATCTTTTCGGGAGGTGACCGGGAGTTTGGGCAGCGATTGCACGGATTGGGATTGTCTCAAACGTACTTTGATGCGGCTATGGCATTGCATCCGGCTAAGGACTGGCAGCAGCAATTCCGGGTGCAGACGCGCATTTACAAAGGAATGCTTGACCTGGCAAAGCGGTATCCTGAGCGCTATTCCCAATTGCGTCCCACTTCTATGCAGCTTCTCCACAACTTTTACGGATTGGTAAAATCACTGCTATTTGCTTCACGAATCCCGCTTTATCAATCAGGGGCATTTACCTATCGGGAGTGGGTGGTAGTTAAATTATTCTCTACCTGGTTGTATTCCAAAGCACTGATAAAAATTTTGGTCTGGAAAAAACGGGATTTTAACGAATAG
- a CDS encoding AAA family ATPase — protein sequence MFTETNIMEHIIEKYIKQVSSLKFPFERSALKFFDEDHRLLGLKGPRGTGKTTLLLQYARMQPEWRTKVLYVSLDNFWFATNTLYSLADDFLKRDGCLLLLDEVHKYSGWAQELKNIYDDLPELKVIFTGSSLLEILNARADLSRRAVVFNLQGLSFREYLALQHKVKIPALTLPEILEHHAEIATDILEKVKPLAHFQHYLQKGYYPFFKESEKLYYHKLEEVANLILEIELPQLRHLDLGYVPKIKQLLAVIAQSSPFIPNISKLSERIGINRTTLLQYVHHLEDAGLLTNLYRKSQGISQLQKPNKIFLDNTNLSFMLFSNTDKGALRETFFANQVRFREQLNFPATGDFLVNGQHIFEVGGKSKTTRQIKGVKNGFRALDDLEYGSGRTIPLWMFGFLY from the coding sequence TTGTTTACTGAAACGAACATAATGGAGCATATTATTGAAAAATACATAAAACAAGTTAGTTCCCTCAAATTCCCCTTTGAGCGATCAGCGCTGAAATTCTTTGATGAAGACCATCGTCTGCTGGGCTTAAAAGGACCGCGCGGAACAGGCAAGACTACCTTGTTGCTTCAATATGCCCGGATGCAGCCGGAATGGCGAACTAAAGTATTGTACGTCAGCCTCGATAATTTCTGGTTTGCTACCAACACCCTTTACAGCCTGGCAGATGATTTCCTGAAGCGGGATGGCTGCCTTTTGCTTTTGGATGAAGTACACAAATACTCCGGATGGGCGCAGGAACTGAAAAATATTTACGATGACCTGCCGGAATTAAAAGTCATTTTCACCGGCTCGTCATTGCTGGAAATTTTGAATGCCAGGGCGGACCTGAGCCGAAGAGCGGTTGTGTTCAACCTTCAGGGACTCTCGTTTCGGGAGTACCTTGCTTTGCAGCACAAGGTGAAGATACCTGCGCTTACATTGCCTGAAATTCTTGAACATCATGCAGAAATTGCAACGGACATTCTTGAAAAGGTAAAACCCCTGGCGCATTTCCAGCATTACCTGCAAAAAGGCTATTACCCGTTTTTTAAAGAATCAGAAAAGCTCTACTACCATAAACTGGAAGAAGTGGCGAACCTGATCCTCGAAATAGAATTACCGCAATTGCGGCATCTGGATCTTGGATATGTCCCGAAAATAAAGCAGCTATTGGCCGTAATAGCGCAATCATCTCCGTTTATACCCAATATCAGCAAGCTGAGCGAGCGCATCGGGATTAACCGGACTACACTTCTCCAATACGTTCACCACCTGGAAGATGCCGGGTTGCTGACGAACCTGTACAGGAAAAGTCAGGGCATTTCTCAATTGCAGAAGCCGAATAAAATTTTCCTGGATAATACAAATCTGAGCTTTATGCTTTTTTCAAATACTGATAAGGGTGCGCTACGCGAAACATTTTTTGCCAATCAGGTACGCTTCCGGGAGCAACTCAATTTTCCGGCAACCGGAGATTTCCTGGTAAATGGTCAGCATATATTTGAAGTAGGTGGGAAAAGCAAAACTACGCGGCAGATTAAAGGAGTGAAAAACGGATTCCGGGCTCTTGATGATCTCGAATATGGCTCAGGCAGGACCATTCCGCTATGGATGTTTGGGTTTCTATATTAA
- the pyrE gene encoding orotate phosphoribosyltransferase, with protein MKTEDEIAVKIADFLLEIKAVILRPEEPFTWASGWRSPVYCDNRLLLSYPEIRNYVESQFCYKISADFPNAEAIAGVATAGIPHAAIIANQMNFPLAYVRSKKKEHGTGSLIEGRLEKRQRVVVIEDLVSTGKSSIEAITALREADVDVLGLLSIFSYNFPVAAANFSSASVKAFSLTSFPVLIQRAVARNYIKSEMLETLEEWRDNPASWGR; from the coding sequence ATGAAAACTGAGGATGAAATTGCGGTCAAAATTGCTGATTTTCTTTTGGAGATTAAAGCAGTAATTCTGCGGCCTGAAGAACCTTTTACCTGGGCATCGGGCTGGCGTTCTCCGGTATATTGTGATAACCGGCTGCTGCTCAGCTACCCGGAAATACGCAACTATGTGGAAAGCCAGTTTTGCTATAAAATCAGCGCAGACTTTCCCAACGCAGAAGCCATTGCAGGTGTTGCTACGGCAGGAATTCCTCATGCTGCTATCATTGCCAATCAAATGAACTTTCCTCTGGCATACGTGCGATCCAAAAAAAAGGAGCATGGTACGGGAAGCCTGATAGAAGGGCGTCTTGAAAAACGGCAGCGCGTAGTCGTGATCGAGGATCTGGTCTCCACGGGCAAAAGCAGCATTGAAGCCATTACAGCCTTGCGGGAGGCAGACGTAGACGTGCTGGGCCTGCTTTCCATTTTCAGCTATAACTTTCCGGTGGCTGCGGCTAATTTTTCTTCAGCATCCGTTAAGGCTTTTTCGCTTACCAGCTTTCCTGTGCTGATACAAAGAGCTGTAGCCCGGAACTATATTAAATCCGAAATGCTGGAAACCCTGGAAGAATGGCGTGATAATCCCGCATCCTGGGGAAGATGA
- a CDS encoding NUDIX domain-containing protein: MSQTYKIYINNAPLIITDNPLMKDPEMKLLIHPGKKDIRKAVEELEKETTHQGYCFLDKESKKIFQRFVKMHELVIAGGGLVIREQKLLMIVRLGLWDLPKGKLEKKESFREGAKREVMEECGLKSLELQEKAGVTYHTYTRRGSRKLKRTHWYFATTGQEQLVPQANEGITHAEWLAAAKVEEALKKTYPGIRDMAKTALPHLKEK, encoded by the coding sequence ATGTCGCAAACCTATAAAATCTACATAAACAACGCTCCTCTTATTATCACGGACAATCCGCTGATGAAGGATCCGGAGATGAAGCTGCTCATCCACCCTGGTAAAAAGGATATACGAAAGGCCGTTGAGGAACTGGAGAAAGAGACAACTCATCAGGGGTATTGTTTTCTGGATAAAGAATCAAAGAAAATTTTTCAGCGGTTTGTAAAAATGCATGAACTGGTGATAGCCGGAGGCGGGCTGGTGATCAGAGAGCAGAAGCTATTGATGATCGTGCGCCTGGGTTTGTGGGATCTCCCCAAGGGAAAGCTGGAAAAAAAAGAATCGTTCAGGGAAGGAGCCAAGCGGGAGGTAATGGAGGAATGTGGACTGAAGAGTCTGGAATTGCAGGAGAAAGCAGGTGTAACCTATCATACTTACACACGGAGAGGCAGCCGCAAACTGAAGCGTACTCACTGGTATTTTGCCACAACGGGGCAGGAGCAGCTTGTTCCGCAGGCCAATGAAGGAATTACTCATGCTGAATGGTTGGCAGCCGCAAAAGTGGAAGAAGCCCTGAAAAAGACCTATCCGGGTATTCGCGACATGGCTAAGACCGCTTTGCCGCACCTAAAAGAAAAGTGA
- a CDS encoding aminotransferase class IV produces MEKASFVDLSGTYFAEDERIFTVANRSFRYGDGVFESIRIINGKTHLLELHIQRLFNAARFLKIELPEEWNYEFFQDAILRLADKNGVAENGRLRLSIFRQQGGLYSPKRNGGEYVLEARGHDVQGFPLNEEGLRVDIYTEIEKTTNHYSNFKTSNSLVYVMASLYRKEHNLDDCFIINSKSRVIEAISANIFFIRDGKIYTPPLSEGCISGIMRTHLLQLMEKEGMQVQETPLTLEELFQADELFLTNTIQGIRWVKNYKIHEYKLKVAKKLAKMLNKAI; encoded by the coding sequence ATGGAAAAAGCAAGTTTTGTAGATCTTTCAGGAACTTATTTCGCTGAAGATGAAAGGATATTCACAGTGGCAAACCGATCATTTCGTTATGGAGACGGTGTGTTTGAATCCATCAGGATCATTAATGGAAAGACCCATTTGCTCGAACTTCATATTCAGCGTCTTTTTAATGCTGCACGGTTTCTCAAAATAGAATTACCGGAAGAGTGGAATTATGAATTTTTTCAGGATGCCATCCTCCGCCTTGCAGACAAGAATGGCGTGGCAGAAAACGGACGGTTGCGGCTGAGCATCTTTCGTCAGCAGGGAGGGCTTTATTCGCCCAAGCGAAACGGGGGCGAATATGTGCTGGAGGCAAGAGGACATGACGTGCAAGGATTTCCGCTCAATGAAGAAGGGCTCAGGGTGGATATTTACACCGAAATAGAAAAAACCACCAATCATTATTCAAATTTCAAGACTTCAAATTCGCTGGTTTACGTTATGGCCAGCCTTTACCGGAAGGAACATAATCTTGATGACTGCTTTATTATAAATTCCAAATCGAGAGTAATAGAAGCAATCAGCGCCAATATTTTTTTTATTCGTGACGGGAAGATATATACTCCTCCGCTCAGCGAAGGCTGCATTTCTGGAATTATGCGCACCCACCTGCTGCAACTCATGGAGAAGGAAGGAATGCAGGTCCAGGAAACTCCCCTTACACTCGAAGAACTTTTTCAGGCTGATGAATTATTCCTCACCAATACTATCCAGGGAATCCGGTGGGTGAAGAATTATAAGATCCACGAATACAAACTTAAGGTGGCAAAGAAGCTGGCCAAAATGCTGAATAAGGCGATTTAA
- a CDS encoding DUF389 domain-containing protein, with protein MRQLILKVPKGHRTGIEIAVEKYEGKNTIVFPSDDKEVYILFLPNKTLNGFLKEIDFVENAEINWIPRGVLSLYPPKEEAPDEVADVQPKSSMEIYLGGIQSVGSIFGLIGYSMAAGIIVWIGLFTTTTYLLVAAMLIAPFAGPAMNAALGTAAGKLSLLKSSLLRYGLAIGTGIAGSFLLSVIFNLQILTPLMIEISHVSKVAIFLPIVAGFAGALNVCQSERDSLVSGAAVGILVAASLAPPTGLLGAGIYLMNGEVVLSSLFRILIQLLGIHLAATAVFYFYGKVTPGGIRFLKGKRIITILTVAVVIAGISMMMYWQFSKPPFLRKASMNTELTEALQKEMENIEGIRALENNVTFSDKKKNGKSIVTFKSTVLSADTLAAPAEIRQRIIRHMKKTLRFPDKNIYESYSVEVMED; from the coding sequence ATGCGCCAGCTCATACTAAAAGTTCCGAAAGGCCACAGAACAGGAATTGAAATAGCGGTAGAAAAATACGAGGGAAAAAACACTATCGTATTCCCGTCTGATGACAAGGAAGTATATATTTTATTTCTTCCAAATAAAACCCTCAATGGATTTCTAAAAGAAATTGACTTCGTGGAAAATGCGGAGATAAACTGGATACCACGGGGCGTGCTTTCGCTCTATCCGCCAAAAGAAGAGGCGCCCGATGAGGTGGCCGATGTGCAGCCAAAAAGCTCAATGGAAATATACCTGGGCGGTATCCAGAGTGTAGGTTCTATTTTTGGTTTAATAGGATATTCAATGGCTGCAGGAATCATCGTCTGGATTGGACTTTTTACCACCACCACTTATCTGCTTGTGGCCGCGATGCTGATAGCACCTTTTGCCGGCCCCGCCATGAATGCTGCATTGGGTACAGCAGCCGGAAAATTATCGCTGCTCAAAAGCAGCCTCCTCCGCTATGGCCTGGCGATAGGAACCGGCATAGCGGGCAGTTTTCTTCTTTCCGTAATTTTTAATCTTCAGATCCTCACTCCGCTGATGATCGAGATCAGCCATGTATCCAAGGTAGCTATATTTCTTCCAATAGTAGCAGGATTTGCAGGCGCACTCAATGTCTGCCAGTCAGAAAGGGACAGCTTGGTTTCGGGAGCTGCGGTCGGCATTTTGGTTGCGGCTTCACTTGCTCCGCCCACCGGCCTTCTTGGTGCAGGCATTTACCTCATGAACGGTGAGGTCGTTCTCAGCAGCCTTTTCAGAATTCTGATCCAGTTACTGGGAATTCATTTAGCCGCCACGGCCGTGTTTTACTTTTATGGAAAAGTCACGCCCGGAGGGATTCGTTTTCTGAAAGGAAAAAGAATTATCACCATTCTGACTGTTGCGGTAGTAATCGCAGGAATTTCCATGATGATGTATTGGCAATTCAGCAAACCACCATTCCTCCGCAAAGCCAGCATGAATACCGAACTTACAGAAGCGCTGCAAAAGGAAATGGAGAACATTGAGGGCATCCGGGCGCTGGAAAATAACGTTACATTTTCTGATAAAAAAAAGAACGGCAAATCCATTGTTACTTTTAAATCAACTGTTCTCTCTGCTGATACGCTTGCTGCACCTGCCGAAATAAGGCAAAGAATAATCAGGCACATGAAGAAAACCCTTCGATTTCCTGACAAAAATATTTATGAATCGTACTCCGTGGAAGTAATGGAAGATTAG